A genomic region of Tamandua tetradactyla isolate mTamTet1 chromosome 2, mTamTet1.pri, whole genome shotgun sequence contains the following coding sequences:
- the EQTN gene encoding equatorin, translated as MNLILLAFLYGIFSSGISDFEPSFEEFPDAIPLIKQEKKDEEQKNKDKVPANEKTGNYYKDIKEYTFKTQSTTSGEAEISVRATTDVNFVLRNNKAPNETTITKSSETVTETTTRKPTEETTEPTKEATDEAVEKFSEKSTKGQNDSAFWTMLSEVLNETTMEDRASDKDQLYRPIPGSDVLSGDKDKPSELEEVKLKLMLGISLMTLFLFLILLTICCVMLYKLNKLSSKDTCETQYSVNPELASLSYFHPSEGISDTSFSKSAESSIFWGKTSSEIRRANAKRSKSRTLTDMISTASEDIYINDESDFPHFEGPNEEIQTE; from the exons ATGAATTTGATATTGCTTGCTTTTTTATATGGGATTTTTTCCTCAGGAATTAGCGATTTTGAACCCAGTTTTGAAG AGTTCCCTGATGCAATACCtttaattaaacaagaaaaaaaagatgaagaacaaaagaataaggATAAAGTTCCTGCTAATGAGAAAACTGGAAATTattataaagatataaaagaat aTACGTTCAAGACACAAAGTACAACGAGTGGGGAGGCTGAAATATCCGTGAGAGCAACAACTGATGTGAATTTTGTTCTAAGAAACA ATAAAGCTCCCAATGAAACAACCATTACCAAATCTTCTGAAACAGTTACAGAAACAACCACTAGAAAACCCACTGAAGAAACCACTGAACCCACCAAAGAAGCCACTGATGAAGCAGttgaaaaattttcagaaa aatCAACCAAGGGACAAAATGATTCTGCATTTTGGACAATGTTATCTGAAG TTTTAAATGAGACGACAATGGAGGACAGAGCATCTGACAAAGATCAATTATATCGCCCAATTCCag GCTCTGATGTGCTCTCTGGGGACAAAGACAAACCATCAGAGCTAGAGGAAGTCAAGCTAAAATTAATGCTGGGCATCTCCTTGATGACCCTTTTCCTATTCCTCATCCTCTTGACAATCTGTTGTGTCATGTTGTACAAACTGAACAAGCTGAG ttctaaagATACATGTGAGACTCAATATTCGGTCAACCCAGAGCTGGCCTCCCTGTCTTATTTCCACCCATCAGAAGGGATATCAGACACCTCTTTTTCTAAGAGTGCTGAGAGCAGCATATTTTGGGGCAAGACTTCCTCTGAAATTAGAAGAGCAAATGCAAAAAGATCAAAATCTAGAACTTTGACAGATATGATTTCCACAGCCtcagaagatatatatataaatgatgagTCAGACTTCCCTCATTTTGAGGGACCGAATGAGGAAATCCAAACtgaataa